CGTGTTCTGGTTCGCGTGGTTCGCCCAGCATCCCGACACCGACTTGATCAAGTGAGTGCCGAGCCGGGTCGTGGCTCGCGCCGCCAGGAGCCTCAGCCCCGCTCCGTCAACCCATCCTCCTTGCGCGACCTCGCCTCGGGCAACGGCCAGCGCTTCGCGAAGTCGGCGCCGAGGTGCAGCGTGCGCTGCGGGAACGGGATCTCGATGCCCTCGGCGTCGAACGCCTTCTTCAGGCGCCGGCGCAGCTCGCGGCCGATCTCCCATTGCTTGAGCGGGATGGTCTTGATGCGGATCTTGATGACGACCTCGCTGTTGCCGAAGTTATCGACCCCGATGATCTCGAGTGGCGCGAGAATGCTCGGCGCGTACTTCTCGTCCCGCATGAGATCGTCACCGGCGCGTCGCATGACGTCGCTGACGTGGTCGGTGTCCTCCTTGTAGGCCACGCCAATGTCGAGCACGGCAAACGAGAAGTCCTTCGTCAGGTTGGCCAGCGTGTTG
The genomic region above belongs to Acidobacteriota bacterium and contains:
- a CDS encoding mechanosensitive ion channel family protein, translating into LVKDVISGFFLILENQVRVGDVASINGTGGMVESITLRTISLRDFSGTVHVFPNGSINTLANLTKDFSFAVLDIGVAYKEDTDHVSDVMRRAGDDLMRDEKYAPSILAPLEIIGVDNFGNSEVVIKIRIKTIPLKQWEIGRELRRRLKKAFDAEGIEIPFPQRTLHLGADFAKRWPLPEARSRKEDGLTERG